CTCTTCAATCTCTGTTGCAGAAAAACTCATTTCTTGTTTGATATTGTGTGGATTGTGCTGTAACTGTGCTTGTATAGCTGATATGGGCAAATATGCTTGCAGTCCTTTTATGTATGAGTCAAATAAAAATTTACACTCATCATCTAATGATTCGCTCAAACGCTCATAAAGTGGGTGTGCTTTATTGATTCCAAAATAAAAGTCTTTGTCATTTGGGATAATATCCCAAAATTTAATGGTATTTTTGTCATTGATTTTTCTACCACGAGTTGTAAATGGCTTAAAACCATCCTTTAGCACATTTTCTAATATGCGCTTTAAATCTTGCTTTAGTGCTGGCAAGGGATTAGCCATTGACTTTTTCACATCAATCCCCCAAAGTTCGTCTTGGTCATTTGATATGTCAATGCGAATCCGAACCAATTTAGAAGCATCACTAGCTTTATAAAGTCCCCACCAAGTCCCATAAATAAGCAGTCTATTTGCCCTATACAAATAAAAACCTTGAGATTTTGTGTATCCCTCATCTGTGGCATATCTTTCCCAATCCTCTTTGGATATTTTTGAGTGGTGTGGCAAAATATATGGAGTGATTTTTATAGAATGTCCAAAAATGGTTATCTTTTCTTGTGCTATTTGGTGGGTAGCACTATGTGTTTCATTAAACGGATTAAATGGAATGAGTTTATCGTTGTTAAGGATAATGTTGATTTTGTCAAATTTACTCTCTAAAAAATGGTGAAATACTAGGCAAAGGTGAGAGCGTAACCTCCCAAGCAATGTAGAAAATGTCTCTTTTTGGTATCTATCAATCTCTTCCCATAGCACCAAAGTGCCACAATCTTGCTTGTTTAGTTTAGCAAACAAAGGATTAGCGCAGTATTGACTTAGACTTGGTGTGCGCAAATACCAATCATCTTTTTGCTCTATATAGTCCAAGTCCCATTGTCTAACATAGATTTTAGAATCTTGCTTCGATATGAGTGTAAGTTTTTTGCATTGCGAAAAAGAAGCTGTTTTAAGCCCTAATCCAAATTTGCCCAAATCTTGCTTATCTCGTTTGTCGTTAGGATTTTTTGTCCCAAGCCTCATAGCTTCTATGAGCTCTTCCTCACTCATTCCATAGCCATTATCTAGGATACAAAAAATCATTTTTGGCTCAACAACGCTATAAATTTCGATTGTCGTTGCCTTTGCTGTAATGCTATTATCAACAATATCTGCCACAGCAACTTCAAAGGTATAGCCAATGTCTCTTAGAGAATGTATAAAATTCTTTAGATTTGGCTTTAGGATGTTTCCCTCATTTTCTCGCATCGCAAACCTTAAATTTCAAATATCTAAGCAAGTATGCCAAAAAAAAAAAAAACGCAATGTAAGGCGCAAGTTTTTTTCTAAAATCTGCTTACACTATTTGCACAAATGCTGCCATTTCAAGCTAGTATTTGTGCTTTGAGAAGGCTTAATAAAGACTAGGATAACACTAGAGGTGGCTTAATGGATTTTGTGGATTTGTTTGCTGGGGTAGGGGGATTTCATCTCGCGCTACGCCGTGCTATGTCGCAATATGTGGTAAAATCTCTGCACGCAAGTGCTGATACTGCCACACTTCCCTTGCACCTGCGGGGGGGGGGGGGGGAACTATCTGCCAAATCCACAAACCACGCCAAAAATGCCAAAATTAGCAAACTTCACGCACGGTGCGTATTTGCTAGCGAAATCGATACAAACGCTAAAGCAACCTATACGCTAAATTTCCCTAGCACTCGACTTTTTGGCGACATTACGCAAGAATCCACACAAAAAGCAATTCCAAGTGATTTTGATATTTTGTGCGCTGGATTCCCCTGCCAAGCATTTAGTGTGGCTATACCGCCAAATTCTCTACCAAATGATATTCTTTGATTTCTTTTTGATATAAAATCTTTTCTGTGAAGCGCAGTGATTCAAGCGGATTTAGAATGCTTTTAAATTTTGGGCTATTTTGCAAATCCATAACCGCCACAAGCAAGTAAGTCTCGCTAAATTCTCGCGCTTTTTCAAATTCATTTTGCGTTAGTCGCAGAGTGCCACTAGATTCGCGGATTCCTTTGATTTCGCACAAAAATTCATTTTGCGTGGTTTCTACAAAGAAATCATAGCCATCGCCATAAAGCCTAGCGTCCGTGATTTTACCATTTTGCAAAATCTCAATCTCATTATAATTATGTAAAAAATATAATTCTGCTTCAAGCCCCGTGCTTTGCATTTTTTTAAACTTAGATTCAAGCAAGGGGCTTACTTTGTGGGCTAATTCAATTTTATACTCTTTTTCTAGCATAAGTTTTACGATATTTGCAAACTCTGCGACATTTTCATCACCAAAAAGTGAATCAATCAAGTGCTTTCTATGGATATACGCATTGCCCTTTTGCCACCAGCCTTTGCGTGGATTATCAGGGAAAAAGTAGTCAAACAAATCCATACGATTTTTTACCACACTTGCAGTTTTGACAATGCTTTTATCTACAAAAAAGTTAAAAAAATCTGTCTTTGTTTTGTAGCCAAACTCTTTGATAAAATCATTATCAAACTTTGCTAATCCATAGCCAAGCAAGTTTAGCAACTCATAATTTTCGTGCTTTTGGCTCATAGCTTAACCCTTGATTTATGAAAAATAATTTTGTGATTTTATCAAAATTAAAATATTTGCGAAATATTTTAAGACTAAAAGAGGGCGAGATTGCTACGCTAGAGAAGCTAGAAAATTTGGGCTTTGATAGCGTGATAGTAGAAAAAGAGAGTGAGGGAATCTACCGCATTGACATAATGCCTCTGCGCTCTTATGAGGATTTTATCCAAGTGTAGTTTGGTCTAGATTCTAGATTTCATTTGCTAGATTCCATTTAGTGGATAAGGACAATACCTGCCCATATCTATACTCTCGTGCCTATCTTTTGGTGGATTATAATACGCCGTTATCACTTCATTTTGCGTTAGCGAGATGACTATGCAGAGATTTTGCCCTCCTTTATCTGTTTGCATCACTTTATCATCTCGCAAGACTAGCCTTTCATCATAGCCTTTCTCTTTGTGAGTGTTATTATACTCCACAATCATATTTGTAATCTTTGCCCCCCCCCCCCTAAACTCGTCCTATAAAGCAAATCATAAATATCTTGCTTTTTGAAGCTGACATTTCTTTGCCTGCATTTCTTGGATAAATGCTTGTCATCAATCGTTGTTTTTGATATATCTAGCTTGCTAAATTTGCTAATCAAAATTTTTAGCCCCCTCTCACTCATCTGGCTTATATGTCGCTTGATTTGAGTGCGCTTGGCTTTTCTTACATTGCCTATATCATTTTCTGCTTTTAGCAAGATTTTCTCCTTTTTTAGATTTTACCCTAGTCATTTTTCCCCTCACTTTTTTGGCTTGATTTTGTAGTATTTTTGTTTATTTATTTGGCTTATCTTGTGGATTATTTGGATAATTACCCAAAATTTTCCACTATATGCGATTTCAAATCCCTCTCCCATTTGGGAAAATTTGGATTTTTATGCACATCATTTGCCATAAAGCTTGGCAAAAACCGCGTGAATCCCAAAAACGCAAAAATCTTATAAATATGCGCAAACACTTCATCTACCCCGCGCCCATCAAAAAACTCTCCCACCTCATTAAACGCATACAAAGGCGCGTTCCAAGTCGTGCTTAGCATCATCGCCTTGCCCGCGCACAGCCCGCCACTACCGTAGCGTTTGTTTATATCACCCCTGCTGCGCCCATCGCTTGCAAAAAGCACCCCTTGCGCATCAGGTCCTATGGCTTCATCGAAGTATTTTTTGACTATCCAAGGCTCGCCCATCCACCAGCCCGGGAACTGCAAAATCACGCAATCAGCCCATTTCCACTTCTCTACCTCTGCTTTTGTGTCATAGCCCTGCGCGATATGGGTTAGCTGCACTTTTTTGCCGAGATTTTCTAGCTCTTTTTGCATTATCTCGCAAAACGCAAGGTTTAGCTTGCCCTTGCTTTCGCCATACTCCATACCGCCATTTAGGATAAGCACATTTTGGATTTTTTGATTAAAGTCGTGTTTCATTTGATTGCTCCTTAAGTAGATTTTTGGCATTTTTTGCAGATTTGCAAAAAGAGCGCATTATAATCTATATGTGCAAAATGTGTAGAAAATTTTGCTAGAATTACGCCAAAATGATTTATTTAGCAGGTGCGTGGCATAAAGGCATAAAGAGTGAGTATGCTAGCACGATGCAACTTAGGGAGAAAATATGCTAGAGTCTATCCCCTCATACACCCCGCAAAAACGCAAACTCATCAAAAAGGGGTTTGACGCGCTAAGTGAAAGACGATATTTGGGTGCTATGAAGTTTTTTAGCGAGGCTTTGAGCCTAGATAGTGGCGATTTGGAAGCCAAAATCGGCGTGCTTATCGCTGATATAGCCACAGATTTTCCAAAAAAAGCAGAAGTGTTTAATGAGCTTTATCATATTTTGCTATCCACCACACCTCGTGCGGGCAGGGTGGATTTGCAAAGGCAAATGCTTGATTTGCTATCCTCCTTTGATGAGGGGCTAAGTGAAATCTCACAAACAATTCAAAAAGAGGAGAACCTTGAGTCTGAAGTCCTAGATGGCGTGGCGTATAAGGACTTTCAAAAAATGTGTGAAACAAAGGGCTTCAAAGAAGTGTTTGAAAATCTTATTTTTAGCACCAAAGTGATTTTTACTTCTAGGGAGGATTTTTATACTTTTCTAAAAGACTTGATTGAAAATGGGTTTGAAAATATCGCGCTATCTTATATCGAGGATATGCCCCAAATCGTGCGCAACAAAGAGATTTTACGCATTATCCAAAACAAAAATGAGCTAGCCCAAAAAATAGCCCACAATCCCAAGAAGCTAAAAAATTAAAAAAAAGCTAAAAAACTAGCAAAAAACTAAGAAGCTAAAAAAACTATGGTGAGCTAAAAATTAGCAAAGCTAGATTCTGCCCACAAAGAAAAAGCCAAAATCTTATATAAACCCAAACTAGCAAATCCACAAAAACAACCACCAAAAGCAAGCCAAATGAAAATCAAAATCCCTGCAAATCTAGCCATTTTATCTAGGCAAAATCCAAAATACGCTAACAAAAAATACATTACCGATGATACAAGAGAGCTAGATAAAGACTCGTTGCTTGTCTGCACTAGGGGCAATGAGGGCTTTATCGACAAACTTTTGGAGGATTCTTGTAGCAATGCTTTGGATAGCTCTTTTTGTGATTCTTTGGCAAAAAGTCCTCTTAGAGATTTGCGAGATTTTATCATCACGCCCAAAGATTTAGCCACTATGTTTGCCCCACTGCCTAGCCTCGTGGCTATCACAGGGACAAATGGCAAAACCACCACCGCAGCGATTATTTATTCGATTTTGCTTGATTTGGGCTATACTTGTGGGCTGCTTGGCACGCGTGGAGCGTATAAAAACGACAAAAAAATCCGCCCAAAAGGACTTACCACACCAAGCCTTTTGGAGCTGTATGAGATTTTGCTAGAATGTAGGGATTGTGATTTTGTGATTATGGAGGTTAGCTCTCACGCCATAGTCCAAGAGCGCGTAGCGGGGCTAGAGTTTGCCTCAAAGGTGCTTACTAATATCACAAGCGACCATTTGGACTACCACAAGACTTTGGAGGAGTATATCCGCGTGAAAAATAGCTTTTTGCTTGATTGTGGCAATCTATCTTGTGGGGGGAGTGTCATCATCAATGCTGATGAGTCAAATGCGTGGCTAAATGAAAATTTTGGGGTGTTAAGCAAAGGCACAGAAAAAGACGCCGTCAAAAATACTCTCAAAAACTCCGTATTGTATTATGCTATTGAGCAGGGTAGGCTAGCAAAAGTAAACCTAAAAGCAGATGCTTATAGCCTAGATAATGGCATAAGTGCGCATATCAGCTTTGAGTGTAAAAGTGTGGGTAGCAAAGGTGGTAGCAGTGAGTGTGGTGGCAAAAGTGGCGAAGACAAAGATAATGACGATAAGAAAGGGCAAAAAAACTTTGAGCAAACACTCATAAATGCACATCTCTATGGCAAACATAATCTATATAATATCCTAGCTGCGATTTTGTGCGTGAAAAGCCTAAAAGAATCAAAAAAATCCGCTTCGCAAATCTCTTTGGAATCTATCAGCGTGGCACTGCAAAATTTTGGCGGTGTAGAGGGGCGTATGGAGGTTGTAAGCCACTCTCCGCTTATCATTGTGGATTTTGCCCATACTCACGATGGTATGGAGCAGATTTTTGAGAGCTTTAGAGGGAGGGAAATCGCAGTTGTCTTTGGCGCGGGCGGGGATAGAGATAGGACAAAGCGACCAAAAATGGGGCTTTGTGCTTATAAATATGCCAAAAAGCTATATATCACAAGCGATAATCCAAGAAGTGAAAATCCACAAAGTATCATAGATGATATTTTAAGCGGGATTCCCAAGCCAAATCACAAGCAAAATCATAGGCGCGTAGTTTGCCAGAGTGATAGGGCAGAGGCAATAGCACAAGCCATAGAGGAGCTAGAATCAAATGAGGTTTTGCTTATACTTGGCAAGGGCGATGAGACTTATCAGATTTTAGGGGAAAGAACTATCGACTTTGATGATAGAGAGGTGGTAAGAGAGGTATTGGCAAAGAAAAATCTGCCACAAAATCTAGCGCAAAATGCCACAAAATCTAGCGCAAAAAATACCACAAAAACACTGCAAGAAGCACCTCCACAAAAAGATAAAAGCTAAAAACGATGAAAGAATATATCGACACGACAAGCCTAGAGCAGCCTAAGCAACACACACTGCAAAGCCAAAGCATACAAAATTCGGGCTTTGAGCTAATCAAGGCTTGCGCAAATGTGTCTAAAGCATTGGCTGAATTTTGTGCCAAAAATCAGCACTACACACTGCAAAATATCGATTTTCGCCTCCAAAACCTACGCTTTTTTTTGAGTGAGGAAAATCCAGCTAGCGAGACTAAACCACTCTTAAGCAACGCGCTAAAGCCAATCCCAAAATTTGCAGATATTTTAGCCCTGCTAGAATCTAGTGATAAAGACTTCGCTTCAAGTGAGGGCACTACCAAAATAGAGCTAAGCCAAGCCCAGCTAGACGCGCTTATATCTTCGCCACTATATGATAGTGCGTATTTTAGCATTAGCCAAGTGTGTGATATGAGGGTGTTTCCTCGCGTGCTAGAGCCACTTTTTGCTTTAGAGATAGATTCTTTCAAGGTGGATATTTGCTTTGATGAAGCGTTTTGCATAGTCGAGGACAAGGGTTTTATCGAGGATTTTTATGAGCAAGTCAAAAGCGCACTTGCGCTTGGTGGTGTGATGCTTACTTGCAAAAATGAAGTAGAGCAAAATCTAGGGCTAATCCTAGAATCTATCGCTAAAAATCCTGCCAAAAAAAAGGAGATATTTTGCTTACTAAAGGCTAAAAAATATGTGCCAAGCAAGCAAGCAAGGTTTAGATTTGTCCCGCAAGAGACTTGGGAAGCTAGCAATGGCAAAGCTCCACAAAATGCGGTATTTGGCGTGAGAGAGGGAGAGCAAATTGCATTTCTTTATAAGCCACTTTTGGGTAATGCTGGGCGAAATCTTTTTGGGGAGTATGAGACTCCAAAAAGTATAGATACACAAAAACTTATCACCACAAGGCAGGAATATATAGATTCTAGCGACACGGTCGAAGCGATTATCTACACTGCTAAAAAAGAGGGATTTATCCGCATAGAAAATGGAGAGTTTAAGTTTTTCCAAATCCCAAGTGGTGCACTAAATACTCGCAACACTCCGCCACTGCTTGGTGGGGGGCATATAGATTTAGAAATATCTTGCTATGACATTGCAGAAGATGCGATAGGTGCGGGCGTGTGGTGTGAGGTGGGAAGCCTAAAAACTCGTGGCTGTATCGCTGAAAACACACGGATAAAAGCCCACACTCTAATCGTGCAAGGCTCTACACACAAAAGTGCGCATATCAAAGCCTACGCAGCCCAAATCCGCACTCACAAGGGCAAGCTAGAGTGCACACACTGCGCAATAGAAAATCTAGATAATGGCGAAGTCATCGCACAAAATGCCAAAATCTTGCGAGCAAATGGCGCAAAAATCGCCACAGACACTGCTACAATCCACGAGCTAAAAAGCAATAATGTCGTGTTTTTTGCCAAGTCTTGCGCGATAGGACAAAACAAAGGCGGGCAAAATGAGATGATTTTTTGTGCCAATGCGGGAGGGGTGTTTGCCAAATGGAGCAAAAAAGCAAGTGCGTATTTTGCCACCCAAAAGGCTAGTATCTCAAAGCTAGCCAAACTTGCAGAAGTGTGGGAAAACAAGCAAGGAAGTGCGACACAATTTTTGCAAAAGATGAGTGGATTTACCGAGTATCAAAAGCAAATCGCACTAAAAGATGAGGCTTATGCCGCTAGATACAAAGAAGCACTTGCCCAAGCAAATGTAAGTCAAATCTTGCAAGGCAAAATCCAATCTTTGCAAAAGCAAGTCCTAGCCACGCGCAATCAAGCAATCACTAGCCTAAAAACTAGGCTAAAAGAGGCAAGCCTAGCCATAAAAGAAGTATGGGGGTATGATAACTATGTGTTTTTGGCAAAGCCAGATTTGAGTGCGCTAGAATCTAGCCAAGCTAGCAAAAAAAATATCCAAGATGGCAATCAAAATGATAGCCAAAATAATGCTCTAGATTCTAGCAAGGATTTAGATTTTGGTAGTGGGTTTTTTGGTAGCAGTGGGCTAGATAGAGATTTTGCAAAGGCATTTACAAAGGTAAATGCACAAAACGCGCTTGATAGCTTGGAGCTAAAAGAGGGGCAAAGCGGGGAAATAATCTTAGATGAGAACTTCAAACTAAAATCCAAATAAGGAGCAAAAATGATTTGTGGGCTAGTGGGAAATGTAGTCGAGCTAGGTGCGATGAGTGCGGAGATAGAGGCAAATGGCGTGGTGTATGAGGTGGCTTTGAGCGTGCAAACGAGTGCTAAGCTAAAGGCAGGGCAAGTCGCTAAGCTACGCACGACACATATCGTGCGTGAGGATGCACAGCTGCTTTTTGGATTTTTAGACAAAGTTGAGCAAAGCACATTTGAGCGATTGCTAAAGATAAATGGTGTGGGACCTAAGGTGGCTTTAGCGATTTTAAGCACATTTAGCCCGCAAAGTTTTGCTTCATTAGTCCAAAGCAAAGATATAAAGCTACTCCAAAAAGTGCCCGGTGTGGGCGCAAAATCTGCAGGCAAAATCTTGCTTGACTTGGCTGGATTTTGCTCTCAAATACTCCAAGAAAGCGCACTAGATTCTAGTGATAAAGCAATGCCTGCAAATGAGACTCAAAAAGCTGAAGCAATCGCTGCTCTTGAGAGTTTAGGCTACAAGCTAAGCGAAATCAAAAAAGTCCTCCCACAAATCAGTGCTAGCGATACCCAAAATATCATCAAAGAGGCATTGCGACTACTTTAGGTGGGCTTCGTTGGGAAGTGGGATTATGTTTGTGCGAGAGGATTCTAAATACGCGCGCTAAAAAGCTAAATAAGCAAAATCAACACACAAGAAAGCTACCGACACAATAAGACTAGCCCTATAATCATCACATAATGAACTATGAGAAGTAAAAATATCTGCTTTTGAGTGTCAAAATGTGTAAAGACATATTGTATTTTTTGTGTTGGTAGTCTCATTTGGCAGGATTGTTTGGTGGCTTTTGTTTGAAAGGGGACTATTTGGGAGCATTTTGGGGCGGAGCAAAATTGCTAGAGAAATCTCACTCTATCTTGCTTTGCCAGATTTCTTGTGGAGCGGAGCTTTCATCAGGTGTGTTTAGCTCGGGTTTTTGCTCACTCTTATTTGTTTTTGTGGCGGGGGCATTTTCTTTTGTATCTTTAGATTCTTTTGCTTCCATAGATTCTTTTATTTCTTTGTTTTGAATATTTAGCACTTTGTGCAGTCCATAAGCTATGCCATCAGCGACAAGAGAATAGCCAAAAGGCGTGAGATGGACATCTTTTTTGGATAGAGATTTTGCTACCCACGCGTCTTTGCCACCGCTATCCTCCATAAACTCGTGCATATCAAAGTATAGCACTCCCTCTTTTTTTGCCACTTTTTTTACGGATTCTCTCACGGCGACAAAGTATGGTGCTATGCGGTAGTTTTTTGCCTTTCTTGGCTTGGTGATGACTTTTGGCGGTCCTACAAGCAAGATAGCCGCACCCTCGTTGCACTTGCGCACTAGGGCGATTAAGGAGCTATAATTTTGCTCAAACGCTTTTGTGTCTAGAGGCATCACAAGTGCGTCATTTGAGCCATAGGACAGCACGATGAAATCATATCTAAACGCGCAAAGTGTGTCGCTAAGTGCTTTTTGATTCCACTTGCGCCATATATCGCTTCGTGCGCCATTTGAGCCGATATGAGCGATTAGGTTGTTGGTATTTTTGGGTAGGTTTGTGAGATTTGCATAAGAGAATTTTTGTGGATTTTGGGATTTTGGTGGATTTTGTGAATCATCTTTGTCTTGGCTAGATTGCTCGCTTGCCTCTTCGCTAGAATCTAGTTCGCTTTCTTTTTGCTCATTTATGGGGAGCTTTTCTAGTTTGCTTAGCCGAGATTTGCTCGTGCGCGAAGTGTCGGCTATGTTTTTGGAATCTTGGTAGATAAAATACCCTCCAAGCGTGGCATTTGGCAGGAGGGATTTTATCTCTATGGGGAATCGCAGGGCAAAATCTTGGGAAATCTCCCATATATTTGCTTCTTTTGCTTGCAGTCGATAGCTCTGCCCACTAGAATCGCTTATGAGAAACGCACCCAAAGTATTATTTGGTGCTTTAAACACTATGCGGATAAGGAAGTCTTGGTGCTCGGGAGGGAATTTTAGCGTGATTTTTACGCTAGCGTTTTCTTTTTTTGCCCTAGCGATGACGCCACCGAAAGGATAGTCATCATAGGCATCAATGCGTGAATTTCGCACTTCAAAGTCTTTGCTAATGGTTTTTACTAATAGATTTTGATGATAGGTGGGGAAAACAGGGTAGATAAATCCAACAGAATTTGGTAACATAATGGTTTTGCGCCATTGGTGTGTGAGGGTATCTCCTGCGATATGCGAGTCGCCAAAG
This genomic stretch from Helicobacter macacae MIT 99-5501 harbors:
- a CDS encoding ATP-binding protein yields the protein MRENEGNILKPNLKNFIHSLRDIGYTFEVAVADIVDNSITAKATTIEIYSVVEPKMIFCILDNGYGMSEEELIEAMRLGTKNPNDKRDKQDLGKFGLGLKTASFSQCKKLTLISKQDSKIYVRQWDLDYIEQKDDWYLRTPSLSQYCANPLFAKLNKQDCGTLVLWEEIDRYQKETFSTLLGRLRSHLCLVFHHFLESKFDKINIILNNDKLIPFNPFNETHSATHQIAQEKITIFGHSIKITPYILPHHSKISKEDWERYATDEGYTKSQGFYLYRANRLLIYGTWWGLYKASDASKLVRIRIDISNDQDELWGIDVKKSMANPLPALKQDLKRILENVLKDGFKPFTTRGRKINDKNTIKFWDIIPNDKDFYFGINKAHPLYERLSESLDDECKFLFDSYIKGLQAYLPISAIQAQLQHNPHNIKQEMSFSATEIEELAYKLKQLGLPQEEIERLLKTEIFKNRKGLIDE
- a CDS encoding DNA cytosine methyltransferase; its protein translation is MDFVDLFAGVGGFHLALRRAMSQYVVKSLHASADTATLPLHLRGGGGELSAKSTNHAKNAKISKLHARCVFASEIDTNAKATYTLNFPSTRLFGDITQESTQKAIPSDFDILCAGFPCQAFSVAIPPNSLPNDIL
- a CDS encoding DUF3883 domain-containing protein; this encodes MSQKHENYELLNLLGYGLAKFDNDFIKEFGYKTKTDFFNFFVDKSIVKTASVVKNRMDLFDYFFPDNPRKGWWQKGNAYIHRKHLIDSLFGDENVAEFANIVKLMLEKEYKIELAHKVSPLLESKFKKMQSTGLEAELYFLHNYNEIEILQNGKITDARLYGDGYDFFVETTQNEFLCEIKGIRESSGTLRLTQNEFEKAREFSETYLLVAVMDLQNSPKFKSILNPLESLRFTEKILYQKEIKEYHLVENLAV
- a CDS encoding NAD(P)H-dependent oxidoreductase, encoding MQNVLILNGGMEYGESKGKLNLAFCEIMQKELENLGKKVQLTHIAQGYDTKAEVEKWKWADCVILQFPGWWMGEPWIVKKYFDEAIGPDAQGVLFASDGRSRGDINKRYGSGGLCAGKAMMLSTTWNAPLYAFNEVGEFFDGRGVDEVFAHIYKIFAFLGFTRFLPSFMANDVHKNPNFPKWERDLKSHIVENFG
- a CDS encoding UDP-N-acetylmuramoyl-L-alanyl-D-glutamate--2,6-diaminopimelate ligase produces the protein MKIKIPANLAILSRQNPKYANKKYITDDTRELDKDSLLVCTRGNEGFIDKLLEDSCSNALDSSFCDSLAKSPLRDLRDFIITPKDLATMFAPLPSLVAITGTNGKTTTAAIIYSILLDLGYTCGLLGTRGAYKNDKKIRPKGLTTPSLLELYEILLECRDCDFVIMEVSSHAIVQERVAGLEFASKVLTNITSDHLDYHKTLEEYIRVKNSFLLDCGNLSCGGSVIINADESNAWLNENFGVLSKGTEKDAVKNTLKNSVLYYAIEQGRLAKVNLKADAYSLDNGISAHISFECKSVGSKGGSSECGGKSGEDKDNDDKKGQKNFEQTLINAHLYGKHNLYNILAAILCVKSLKESKKSASQISLESISVALQNFGGVEGRMEVVSHSPLIIVDFAHTHDGMEQIFESFRGREIAVVFGAGGDRDRTKRPKMGLCAYKYAKKLYITSDNPRSENPQSIIDDILSGIPKPNHKQNHRRVVCQSDRAEAIAQAIEELESNEVLLILGKGDETYQILGERTIDFDDREVVREVLAKKNLPQNLAQNATKSSAKNTTKTLQEAPPQKDKS
- a CDS encoding FapA family protein; this translates as MKEYIDTTSLEQPKQHTLQSQSIQNSGFELIKACANVSKALAEFCAKNQHYTLQNIDFRLQNLRFFLSEENPASETKPLLSNALKPIPKFADILALLESSDKDFASSEGTTKIELSQAQLDALISSPLYDSAYFSISQVCDMRVFPRVLEPLFALEIDSFKVDICFDEAFCIVEDKGFIEDFYEQVKSALALGGVMLTCKNEVEQNLGLILESIAKNPAKKKEIFCLLKAKKYVPSKQARFRFVPQETWEASNGKAPQNAVFGVREGEQIAFLYKPLLGNAGRNLFGEYETPKSIDTQKLITTRQEYIDSSDTVEAIIYTAKKEGFIRIENGEFKFFQIPSGALNTRNTPPLLGGGHIDLEISCYDIAEDAIGAGVWCEVGSLKTRGCIAENTRIKAHTLIVQGSTHKSAHIKAYAAQIRTHKGKLECTHCAIENLDNGEVIAQNAKILRANGAKIATDTATIHELKSNNVVFFAKSCAIGQNKGGQNEMIFCANAGGVFAKWSKKASAYFATQKASISKLAKLAEVWENKQGSATQFLQKMSGFTEYQKQIALKDEAYAARYKEALAQANVSQILQGKIQSLQKQVLATRNQAITSLKTRLKEASLAIKEVWGYDNYVFLAKPDLSALESSQASKKNIQDGNQNDSQNNALDSSKDLDFGSGFFGSSGLDRDFAKAFTKVNAQNALDSLELKEGQSGEIILDENFKLKSK
- the ruvA gene encoding Holliday junction branch migration protein RuvA is translated as MICGLVGNVVELGAMSAEIEANGVVYEVALSVQTSAKLKAGQVAKLRTTHIVREDAQLLFGFLDKVEQSTFERLLKINGVGPKVALAILSTFSPQSFASLVQSKDIKLLQKVPGVGAKSAGKILLDLAGFCSQILQESALDSSDKAMPANETQKAEAIAALESLGYKLSEIKKVLPQISASDTQNIIKEALRLL
- a CDS encoding GDSL-type esterase/lipase family protein; this translates as MQKLCFFVRDFRCFRCGFVRFRGKLARFCVACLALFVLFAELAKPDTPKPQAKTQAKTQPKAPQAKSTQKPKSTKSPQKTPAKTNTKAKPSTKSKTPAKSATKSKTTQKSQKAKKYTPKPLPNEKEMQDIASKAKVINYGEPNLARLKRALEGKNELKILVFGDSHIAGDTLTHQWRKTIMLPNSVGFIYPVFPTYHQNLLVKTISKDFEVRNSRIDAYDDYPFGGVIARAKKENASVKITLKFPPEHQDFLIRIVFKAPNNTLGAFLISDSSGQSYRLQAKEANIWEISQDFALRFPIEIKSLLPNATLGGYFIYQDSKNIADTSRTSKSRLSKLEKLPINEQKESELDSSEEASEQSSQDKDDSQNPPKSQNPQKFSYANLTNLPKNTNNLIAHIGSNGARSDIWRKWNQKALSDTLCAFRYDFIVLSYGSNDALVMPLDTKAFEQNYSSLIALVRKCNEGAAILLVGPPKVITKPRKAKNYRIAPYFVAVRESVKKVAKKEGVLYFDMHEFMEDSGGKDAWVAKSLSKKDVHLTPFGYSLVADGIAYGLHKVLNIQNKEIKESMEAKESKDTKENAPATKTNKSEQKPELNTPDESSAPQEIWQSKIE